From one Fusobacterium mortiferum ATCC 9817 genomic stretch:
- a CDS encoding ABC transporter ATP-binding protein has protein sequence MENKVLLEVKNLKKYFNTPKGLLHAVDDINFTICEGKTLGVVGESGCGKSTTGRVILRLLEATDGEILFEGENIRNYSKEQMREMRKKMQIIFQDPFASLNPRMTVSEIIAEPLIIHKMCKSKEELEARVKELMDTVGLSERLMNTYPHELDGGRRQRIGIARALALKPKFIVCDEPVSALDVSIQAQVLNLMKDLQEEFGLTYMFITHDLSVVKHFSDDIAVMYLGQLVEKAPSKMLFKNPIHPYTKALLSAIPVPSVKKKMERIKLQGEITSPINPDKGCRFAKRCVYAKDICRQQEPALREVGEGHFYACHLAEELGFVEK, from the coding sequence ATGGAAAACAAAGTATTATTAGAAGTAAAAAATCTAAAGAAATATTTTAATACTCCTAAAGGACTTTTACATGCAGTAGATGATATCAACTTTACTATTTGTGAAGGAAAAACTCTAGGAGTAGTTGGAGAGTCTGGTTGTGGAAAATCTACAACAGGAAGAGTTATCTTAAGACTTCTTGAGGCAACAGATGGAGAGATACTATTTGAAGGAGAAAACATCAGAAACTACTCAAAAGAGCAAATGAGAGAGATGAGAAAAAAGATGCAAATTATTTTCCAAGACCCATTTGCTTCTCTTAACCCAAGAATGACAGTAAGTGAGATAATTGCTGAGCCATTAATTATACATAAAATGTGTAAATCAAAAGAAGAATTAGAAGCTAGAGTAAAAGAGCTTATGGATACAGTTGGGCTTAGTGAAAGACTTATGAATACTTATCCGCATGAGCTAGATGGAGGAAGAAGACAAAGAATAGGTATAGCTAGAGCATTAGCATTAAAACCTAAATTTATAGTTTGTGATGAGCCAGTATCAGCTCTTGACGTATCAATTCAAGCTCAAGTTCTAAACCTAATGAAAGATCTACAAGAAGAGTTTGGACTTACATATATGTTCATAACACATGACTTATCAGTTGTAAAACACTTCTCTGATGATATAGCTGTAATGTATCTTGGACAATTAGTTGAAAAAGCACCATCTAAGATGCTTTTCAAAAACCCAATTCACCCATATACAAAAGCACTTTTATCGGCTATACCAGTACCAAGTGTAAAGAAAAAAATGGAGAGAATAAAACTTCAAGGGGAGATTACTTCTCCAATTAATCCAGATAAAGGATGTAGATTTGCAAAAAGATGTGTTTATGCAAAAGATATTTGTAGACAGCAAGAGCCTGCTTTAAGAGAGGTAGGAGAAGGTCACTTCTATGCTTGCCATCTAGCTGAAGAGTTAGGATTTGTAGAGAAATAA
- a CDS encoding cation:dicarboxylate symporter family transporter, which translates to MNNVFFQQFLMISDVKTIIFLIALIAIIMVINRLPKQKFNFSAKVMTATVIGLILGLVIQFVAGFPNDPMELTFVRETTLWYSLLGSGFISLVRMLVIPLVMVSIIHVIINMKEDANLGSLVKRTLVVSLVMVAVAVAVGLALGIIFKVGKVDTVNTVVAQGGKQIREVKNIVDTLKALIPSNPVEAMVNLNIVGLVIFSSIVGVAAKRMSKKYMDIVKPFFDLINALQKIIVSMAMSIIKWMPAAVVPLLANTIAQKGVHAIAEVGKFIVVLYLAVAIMFIIQMIAVSLFGLNPFTYVKKSTSLLILAFTSRSSVGCLPVTISTLTNKLGVTESTASFVGSFGTTAGMQGCAGVFPALTIVFVTHMSGNSVDMTLFAMAVIVVAISSLGIAGIPGTATMAASVGLSGTGLAALFPMINPILAIDPIIDMPRTMLNVIGSVTNALIVDKSLGQIDLNTYSNPLAGNESTSSEME; encoded by the coding sequence ATGAACAATGTATTTTTTCAACAATTTTTAATGATTAGTGATGTAAAAACTATTATTTTCTTAATAGCTTTAATTGCTATTATTATGGTTATCAATAGATTACCTAAACAAAAATTTAACTTTTCTGCTAAAGTAATGACTGCTACTGTTATAGGTTTAATTTTAGGACTAGTTATACAATTTGTTGCTGGATTCCCTAATGATCCTATGGAACTTACATTTGTAAGAGAAACAACTCTTTGGTATAGTTTATTAGGTAGTGGATTTATATCTTTAGTTAGAATGCTTGTTATTCCATTAGTTATGGTATCTATTATCCACGTTATCATCAATATGAAAGAAGATGCAAATCTTGGTTCTTTAGTTAAGAGAACTCTTGTTGTCTCTTTAGTTATGGTTGCTGTTGCTGTTGCTGTTGGACTAGCTCTTGGAATTATCTTCAAAGTTGGAAAAGTTGATACTGTAAATACTGTAGTAGCTCAAGGTGGAAAACAAATTAGAGAGGTAAAAAATATCGTAGATACATTAAAGGCTCTAATTCCTTCTAACCCAGTAGAAGCAATGGTTAACTTAAATATCGTTGGATTAGTAATTTTCTCTTCAATAGTTGGAGTAGCTGCTAAGAGAATGTCTAAAAAATATATGGATATAGTAAAGCCTTTCTTCGATTTAATAAATGCTTTACAAAAAATCATCGTATCTATGGCTATGAGTATCATCAAATGGATGCCAGCTGCAGTTGTTCCTCTACTTGCTAATACAATAGCTCAAAAAGGAGTTCATGCAATAGCTGAAGTTGGAAAATTCATAGTTGTATTATACTTAGCTGTAGCTATTATGTTTATTATCCAAATGATAGCTGTTTCTCTATTTGGATTAAATCCATTTACTTATGTAAAAAAATCAACTTCATTATTAATTCTTGCTTTTACATCAAGATCAAGTGTTGGTTGTCTACCTGTTACTATATCTACATTAACTAATAAACTTGGAGTTACTGAATCAACTGCAAGTTTTGTAGGAAGTTTTGGTACAACTGCTGGAATGCAAGGTTGTGCTGGTGTTTTCCCAGCTTTAACTATAGTTTTCGTTACTCATATGAGTGGAAACAGTGTTGATATGACTCTATTTGCAATGGCTGTAATTGTTGTAGCTATTAGTTCTCTAGGTATTGCAGGAATTCCTGGTACTGCTACAATGGCTGCTTCAGTTGGATTATCTGGAACAGGACTTGCTGCTCTATTCCCTATGATTAATCCTATACTAGCTATCGACCCTATTATAGATATGCCTAGAACTATGTTAAATGTTATCGGTTCTGTTACTAATGCTTTAATAGTTGATAAGAGCTTAGGACAAATAGATTTAAATACTTATTCAAATCCTTTAGCAGGAAATGAATCTACATCTTCTGAGATGGAATAA
- a CDS encoding ABC transporter ATP-binding protein, producing the protein MSMSNLLEIKDLTIQYVTEDEVVSAVNGLEIELAEGETIGLVGETGAGKTTTALGIMGLVPNPPGKILSGKITFEGKDLLSLHEEEMRKIRGNKISMIFQDPMTSLNPVMTVGEQIAEVIEIHEQLGKEKSFEKAKEMLELVGIPGARANDFPHQFSGGMKQRVVIAIALACNPKLLIADEPTTALDVTIQAQVLDLMNDLKEKFKTAMILITHDLGVVAQVCDKVAIMYAGEIVEAGSLVDVFENPKHPYTHGLFGSIPSLDEECDRLKPIQGLMPDPTNLPSGCKFHPRCPHATELCSKEQPKVTEIEKGHKVRCLICEGKVKEIGEEK; encoded by the coding sequence GTGTCAATGAGTAATTTATTAGAGATAAAAGATTTAACTATACAGTATGTTACTGAAGATGAAGTAGTATCTGCTGTAAATGGATTAGAAATAGAGTTAGCAGAAGGAGAAACAATAGGACTAGTTGGAGAGACTGGAGCAGGAAAAACTACAACTGCTCTAGGGATAATGGGGTTAGTTCCTAACCCACCTGGAAAAATATTAAGTGGGAAAATAACTTTTGAAGGTAAAGATTTACTTTCATTACATGAAGAAGAGATGAGAAAAATCAGAGGAAATAAAATCTCTATGATTTTCCAAGACCCTATGACATCGTTAAACCCAGTTATGACAGTAGGAGAGCAAATTGCTGAGGTTATAGAGATACATGAGCAATTAGGAAAAGAAAAATCTTTTGAAAAAGCAAAAGAGATGTTAGAGTTAGTTGGAATACCTGGTGCAAGAGCTAATGACTTTCCACATCAATTCTCTGGAGGAATGAAACAAAGGGTTGTTATAGCTATTGCCTTGGCTTGTAACCCAAAACTTTTAATAGCTGACGAGCCGACAACTGCTCTAGATGTTACTATTCAAGCTCAAGTACTAGATCTTATGAATGATTTAAAAGAGAAATTTAAAACTGCTATGATACTTATAACACATGACCTTGGAGTAGTTGCTCAAGTATGTGATAAGGTAGCTATTATGTATGCTGGAGAGATTGTAGAAGCAGGTAGCTTAGTAGATGTATTTGAAAATCCTAAACACCCATATACTCATGGATTATTTGGTTCTATTCCTAGCCTTGATGAAGAGTGCGATAGATTAAAACCAATACAAGGACTTATGCCAGACCCTACTAACTTACCATCAGGATGTAAATTCCACCCTAGATGTCCACATGCTACAGAACTTTGCTCAAAAGAGCAACCAAAAGTTACTGAAATAGAGAAAGGACATAAAGTAAGATGCCTTATTTGTGAAGGAAAAGTAAAAGAGATAGGGGAGGAAAAATAA
- the nikC gene encoding nickel transporter permease has product MSNTNTSNKKRSQWVEVWRRLKRNKMAVLGLIILIILVLLAVFADVIANYDNVVIKQNLAHRLQGPSAAHWLGTDEFGRDIFARLVHGTRVSLQVGIVAVGISIVIGGILGAVAGYYGGKLDNTIMRIMDIFLAVPSILLAIAIVSALGPSIINLMLAISISSVPSYARIVRASVLSIRDQEFIEAAKAIGASNTRIIFRHIIPNSLAPVIVQATLGVASAILSTAGLSFIGLGIQPPAPEWGSMLSGGRQYLRYAWWVTTFPGVAIMITILSLNLLGDGLRDALDPRLKQ; this is encoded by the coding sequence ATGTCGAATACAAATACTTCAAATAAAAAGAGAAGTCAGTGGGTAGAGGTATGGAGAAGATTAAAAAGAAATAAGATGGCTGTTTTAGGACTAATTATTTTAATTATTCTTGTCTTACTTGCTGTATTTGCTGATGTTATAGCCAATTATGATAATGTAGTTATAAAACAAAATCTAGCTCATAGATTACAAGGACCAAGTGCAGCACACTGGCTTGGAACAGATGAGTTTGGTAGAGATATATTTGCAAGACTTGTACATGGAACAAGAGTATCATTACAAGTAGGTATTGTGGCTGTTGGAATATCAATAGTTATTGGAGGAATTTTAGGAGCAGTAGCTGGATATTATGGTGGAAAATTAGATAATACTATAATGAGAATTATGGATATTTTCCTAGCAGTACCAAGTATCTTACTTGCAATAGCAATAGTTTCAGCTTTAGGACCAAGTATTATCAACCTTATGTTAGCTATTAGTATTTCAAGTGTACCTAGTTATGCTAGAATAGTTAGAGCTTCAGTACTTTCTATTAGAGACCAAGAGTTTATAGAAGCAGCTAAAGCTATTGGAGCAAGTAATACAAGAATAATTTTTAGACATATAATTCCTAACTCTTTAGCTCCTGTTATTGTACAAGCTACATTAGGAGTAGCAAGTGCAATCTTATCAACAGCGGGACTAAGCTTTATCGGACTAGGAATTCAACCACCAGCACCTGAGTGGGGTTCTATGCTATCTGGAGGTAGACAATACCTAAGATATGCTTGGTGGGTAACAACATTCCCAGGAGTAGCTATAATGATAACAATTCTTTCTCTTAACCTATTAGGAGATGGATTGAGAGATGCCTTAGACCCAAGATTGAAACAGTAG